A single genomic interval of Antechinus flavipes isolate AdamAnt ecotype Samford, QLD, Australia chromosome 1, AdamAnt_v2, whole genome shotgun sequence harbors:
- the LOC127547375 gene encoding probable G-protein coupled receptor 141 → MEVTIQQNFSNGSSALCNEYCGKVLATLYGAVLLGGTVSSIMMAHVLSQRSSWSAITIIITNLTVLHSIFLASLPFRLSYYFLRQWKFGWFACRLVSSAVHFHTYLSFLFYVAIIAIRLLTHFRRLPAQEAQTGGAAALSISIWLLGTLTFALLFRFHYGAHTDASLHCFEFHQELGLRSVAAINYCAIGVLLATVSALSALQLLVLRRLRRALGPGALAHQELRAHGSSLFFLLVMVVCFLPHHIFRAFFIHNYSRDQNPELILYGEICKALTGVCSLDMLCFLGGLAH, encoded by the coding sequence ATGGAGGTAACCATCCAGCAAAACTTCTCCAACGGAAGCTCGGCCCTTTGCAACGAGTACTGCGGGAAGGTCCTGGCCACACTCTATGGCGCGGTCTTGTTAGGGGGCACGGTTAGCTCCATCATGATGGCCCACGTCCTGTCCCAGAGGAGTTCCTGGTCcgccatcaccatcatcatcaccaaccTCACCGTGCTGCACTCCATCTTCCTGGCCAGCCTCCCCTTCCGCCTCAGCTATTACTTTCTGAGGCAGTGGAAGTTCGGGTGGTTCGCTTGCCGGCTCGTCAGCAGCGCGGTCCATTTCCACACGTACCTCAGCTTTCTCTTCTACGTGGCCATCATCGCCATTCGCCTGCTCACTCACTTCAGGAGGCTCCCAGCGCAGGAGGCGCAGACGGGCGGGGCCGCGGCCCTGAGCATCTCCATCTGGCTGCTGGGAACGCTCACCTTCGCGCTGCTTTTCCGCTTCCACTATGGCGCCCACACGGACGCCTCCCTTCACTGCTTTGAGTTCCACCAAGAACTCGGCCTCCGGTCGGTGGCCGCCATCAATTACTGCGCGATCGGAGTCCTCTTGGCCACGGTCTCGGCGCTCTCGGCGCTTCAGCTGCTGGTGCTCAGACGCCTGCGCAGGGCGCTGGGGCCCGGCGCGCTCGCCCACCAGGAGCTCCGGGCTCACGGCAGCAGCCTCTTCTTCCTGCTGGTGATGGTCGTCTGTTTCCTGCCGCATCACATCTTTCGGGCTTTTTTCATTCACAATTATTCCCGGGACCAGAACCCGGAGCTAATTCTATATGGTGAGATCTGCAAGGCGCTCACGGGCGTCTGCAGCCTGGACATGCTGTGCTTCCTGGGCGGGCTGGCCCACTGA